In Miscanthus floridulus cultivar M001 chromosome 5, ASM1932011v1, whole genome shotgun sequence, one genomic interval encodes:
- the LOC136455062 gene encoding 3-ketoacyl-CoA synthase 1-like produces MAEARMEAEAVMFGFLDALFESTGIDPRRDVRILIVNCSLFNPTPSLASMIINHYRMCEDVKSFNLGGMGCSAGLIAIDLAKDMLQANPSSYAVVLSTENITLNWYFGNDRSMLLSNCIFRMGGAAALLSNKRADTGRAKYRLLHTVRTHKGATDECFNCVYQREDEVGKVGVSLARELMAVAGDALKTNITTLGPLVLPLSEQLKFLKSLMMRRVFRVKGVRPYIPDFRRAFEHFCVHAGGRAVLEEVQRSLSLQDTDMEPSKCALHRFGNTSSSSLWYELAYAEAKGRVRRGHRMWQIGFGSGFKCNSAVWRALRDVPALSSSSTGAAAGPDRKGAQSKSSYGTAAKPLELKPLHREAYWYFFKTIVLGSADAMDQPELGSICMKMADLLNRSFIAANLFGGNERANPCPQFWQRVLKGIRHYTSMLISPAA; encoded by the exons ATGGCGGAGGCGCGGATGGAGGCCGAGGCGGTCATGTTCGGGTTCCTGGACGCGTTGTTCGAGTCCACGGGGATCGACCCGCGCCGCGACGTGCGCATCCTCATCGTCAACTGCAGCCTCTTCAACCCGACGCCGTCGCTGGCATCCATGATCATCAACCACTACAGGATGTGCGAGGACGTCAAGTCGTTCAACCTCGGTGGCATGGGGTGCAGCGCCGGCCTCATCGCCATCGACCTCGCCAAGGACATGCTCCAGGCGAACCCGAGCTCGTACGCCGTCGTGCTCAGCACCGAGAACATCACCCTCAACTGGTACTTCGGCAACGACCGCTCCATGCTCCTCTCCAACTGCATCTTCCGCatgggcggcgcggcggcgctgctgtCCAACAAGCGCGCGGACACCGGGCGCGCCAAGTACCGGCTGCTCCACACGGTGCGCACACACAAGGGCGCCACCGACGAGTGCTTCAATTGCGTGTACCAGCGCGAGGACGAGGTCGGCAAGGTGGGCGTCTCCCTGGCGCGGGAGCTCATGGCAGTGGCCGGCGACGCGCTCAAGACCAACATCACCACGCTGGGGCCCCTGGTGCTGCCCCTGAGCGagcagctcaagttcctcaagtccTTGATGATGCGCCGCGTGTTCCGCGTCAAGGGCGTGCGCCCCTACATCCCGGACTTCCGCCGCGCGTTCGAGCACTTCTGCGTGCACGCCGGCGGCCGCGCGGTGCTGGAGGAGGTGCAGCGCAGCCTGAGCCTGCAGGACACGGACATGGAGCCCAGTAAGTGCGCCCTCCACCGGTTCGGCAACACCAGCAGCAGCTCGCTGTGGTACGAGCTGGCGTACGCCGAGGCCAAGGGCCGGGTGCGGCGCGGCCACCGCATGTGGCAGATCGGCTTCGGCTCCGGGTTCAAGTGCAACAGCGCCGTGTGGCGCGCGCTCCGCGACGTGCCGGCGCTGTCGTCATCGTCGACCGGCGCCGCGGCGGGGCCGGACAGGAAGGGCGCGCAGAGCAAGAGCTCTTAC GGTACCGCAGCAAAGCCCCTTGAGCTGAAACCTTTGCATCGAGAAGCCTACTGGTACTTCTTCAAGACGATCGTGCTTGGGAGCGCTGATGCCATGGATCAGCCGGAGCTAGGATCTATATGCATGAAGATGGCGGACCTATTGAATAGATCATTCATAGCGGCAAATTTATTTGGTGGCAATGAGAGGGCCAACCCTTGTCCTCAGTTTTGGCAAAGGGTTCTCAAAGGAATCAGACATTACACAA GCATGCTCATCAGCCCAGCAGCATGA
- the LOC136455061 gene encoding uncharacterized protein: protein METLVSAVLADLVGRAISFTVDRCCHWRSKGSIEDTAQRLHRVLLRVQTVVAEADRRCVTNQAMLRRLQLMREGVYRGYYLLSAFKRQGVVQDKAQDHELSRHGHSSFALSQFNPAKRLCTFSARTTTRTRTNTASEDTRREAEAELQEVLTVVLERMASDMKELVSCS from the coding sequence ATGGAGACGCTCGTCTCTGCGGTCCTCGCAGACCTCGTCGGTCGAGCCATATCCTTCACCGTGGACAGGTGCTGCCACTGGCGGAGCAAGGGCAGCATAGAGGACACCGCGCAACGGCTGCACCGCGTGCTTCTACGAGTGCAGACCGTCGTCGCGGAGGCCGATAGGAGGTGCGTCACCAACCAGGCGATGCTCCGGCGGCTCCAGCTGATGAGGGAAGGCGTGTACAGAGGCTACTACCTGCTCAGCGCCTTCAAGCGCCAAGGCGTTGTGCAAGACAAGGCCCAAGATCACGAGCTCAGTCGTCATGGCCACTCGTCGTTCGCGCTCTCCCAATTCAATCCAGCGAAGCGCTTGTGTACTTTCTCCGccaggacgacgacgaggacgaggacgaacaCGGCGTCAGAAGACACGAGAcgcgaggcggaggcggagctGCAAGAGGTGCTCACTGTTGTCCTAGAGCGCATGGCCAGCGACATGAAGGAGCTCGTCTCGTGTTCCTGA
- the LOC136452875 gene encoding RGG repeats nuclear RNA binding protein C-like, with amino-acid sequence MATLNPFELLGADDNDDPSQLIAAAEAAAQKAEAKKSAAAPAGKAAQPAAAAKFPTKPAPPSQTVRDARGGGASARGGFGRGERGRGRGGRGYGQNRDFSGDNANGFQGGYGGGGYGGGGYGDGAVTGGAEGERERGPRPPYRGGGRRGGYRNGEFGDDSERPPRRNYERHSGTGRGYEMKRDGAGRGNWGTATDEVLAQETEEALKVEEGAPVAEKQGEQNDAPAVDENKDSKDAAANEEEEKEEDKEMTLEEFEKIREEKRKALLALKAEERKVEVDKDLQSLQPLSNKKENDEVFIKLGSDKDKKKESAERDERAKKSVSINEFLKPAEGERYYGGRGRGRGRGERGGFRGGYGGGYHRGPAAAPSIEDQAQFPNLGGK; translated from the exons ATGGCCACCCTCAACCCATTCGAACTCCTCGGCGCCGACGACAACGACGACCCCTCGCAGCTGATTGCCGCCGCGGAGGCGGCGGCTCAGAAAGCCGAGGCGAAGAAGTCCGCCGCAGCGCCTGCTGGGAAGGCTGCCCAGCCTGCGGCGGCCGCCAAGTTCCCGACCAAACCGGCTCCCCCCTCGCAGACTG TGAGAGATGCACGCGGTGGTGGTGCATCAGCTCGTGGAGGCTTTGGCCGTGGTGAACGCGGACGTGGTAGAGGTGGACGGGGATATGGCCAGAACCGTGACTTCAGTGGTGACAATGCCAATGGCTTCCAGGGAGGCTATGGTGGTGGAGGCTATGGTGGCGGAGGCTATGGGGATGGTGCTGTAACTGGTGGAGCTGAAGGGGAAAGGGAGAGAGGCCCTCGTCCCCCGTACCGCGGTGGAGGCAGACGTGGTGGTTACAGGAATGGTGAGTTTGGTGATGATTCTGAGAGGCCACCACGGAGAAACTATGAACGCCACAGTGGGACTGGCCGTGGGTATGAGATGAAGCGTGATGGCGCAGGACGTGGGAACTGGGGCACTGCCACCGATGAGGTTCTTGCCCA GGAAACAGAGGAAGCTCTGAAGGTGGAGGAGGGTGCTCCTGTTGCTGAGAAACAGGGTGAGCAGAATGACGCCCCAGCAGTGGATGAGAACAAAGATAGCAAAGATGCTGCTGCAAATGAGGAGGAAGAAAAGGAAGAGGACAAG GAGATGACTCTGGAGGAATTTGAGAAAATAAGAGAGGAGAAGAGGAAAGCACTACTTGCATTGAAGGCTGAAGAGAGGAAAGTTGAAGTTGATAAGGATCTGCAGTCTCTGCAGCCACTTTCAAACAAGAAAGAAAATGATGAAGTTTTCATTAAGCTG GGTTCTGACAAGGATAAGAAGAAGGAAAGTGCTGAGCGTGATGAGCGTGCCAAGAAG TCGGTGAGCATCAATGAGTTCCTGAAACCTGCTGAAGGAGAAAGGTATTATGGTGGCCGTGGTCGCGGAAGGGGCCGCGGGGAGCGTGGTGGTTTTAGAGGTGGATATGGAGGGGGATACCATCGTGGCCCAGCTGCTGCTCCATCCATTGAAGATCAAGCTCAATTCCCAAACCTTGGTGGGAAGTGA